From a region of the Thermomonas sp. HDW16 genome:
- a CDS encoding crotonase/enoyl-CoA hydratase family protein, giving the protein MSTLEKLNPVPRYSTLRITESADASVHWCHMHADLADNPGRACFKPALVNEIIQYQWSLADRMRRARGEDGAGLQHVVLASDCDAFNLGGDLQYFCDSIRRQDRHALLTYARQCVRGVHAFHTGLDAGAHSIALVQGDALGGGFEAALSCHTIVAEEGVGMGLPEVLFDLFPGMGAYSFLCKRIAPHQAERMMLSGDVLSSDELYKMGLVDMLVPRGQGVQAVEDVIRANRRIPHARAAMHRVRAMSQPVTLEEMMAITEVWVDTAMQLGEKSMRTMERLVRAQYKRHGTPAAVSA; this is encoded by the coding sequence ATGTCCACCCTGGAAAAGCTGAACCCCGTCCCGCGTTACTCCACACTGCGCATTACCGAAAGCGCGGATGCAAGCGTGCATTGGTGCCACATGCATGCCGATTTGGCCGACAACCCGGGACGGGCCTGTTTCAAGCCGGCGTTGGTGAACGAGATCATCCAGTACCAATGGTCGCTCGCCGATCGCATGCGCCGTGCGCGCGGCGAGGACGGCGCTGGCCTGCAACATGTCGTGCTGGCTTCGGACTGCGATGCCTTCAACCTGGGCGGTGATCTCCAGTATTTCTGCGACTCGATCAGGCGCCAGGATCGCCATGCCCTGCTCACCTACGCGCGCCAGTGTGTGCGTGGCGTGCATGCGTTCCATACTGGGTTGGATGCCGGCGCGCACAGCATCGCCTTGGTGCAGGGTGATGCGCTCGGTGGCGGGTTCGAAGCGGCGCTCAGCTGCCACACCATCGTGGCGGAGGAAGGCGTGGGCATGGGTTTGCCCGAGGTACTGTTCGACCTGTTCCCCGGCATGGGCGCCTACTCGTTCCTGTGCAAGCGCATCGCCCCGCACCAGGCGGAACGCATGATGCTGTCCGGCGACGTACTCAGCAGCGACGAGTTGTACAAGATGGGGCTGGTCGACATGCTGGTGCCTCGCGGACAGGGCGTGCAGGCCGTCGAAGACGTGATCCGGGCCAATCGCCGGATTCCGCATGCGCGTGCCGCCATGCACCGGGTGCGCGCGATGTCGCAGCCGGTCACCTTGGAGGAAATGATGGCGATCACCGAAGTCTGGGTGGACACCGCCATGCAGCTCGGCGAGAAATCGATGCGTACGATGGAACGTCTCGTCCGTGCACAGTACAAGCGCCATGGAACGCCTGCCGCCGTATCGGCCTGA
- a CDS encoding two-component system response regulator, with amino-acid sequence MDIVIVDDQASARTMLRHIVQDISPQLAVHDFSEPDAALEWCNEHLPDLLLLDYRMPGMDGLELARAFRKPLRNRDVPIVLVTVVGDEPVRQAALDAGVIDFLVKPIRPRELRARCRNLLQLRQQSESVKQRALSLEQRLLASMHEVEERERETLSRLARAIELRDTGTSAYLERMAHVAGLVAEGMGLPEEQVRTIELAAPLHDIGKIAIPDSLLMKPGPLDEGERKRMQLHPGIGYELLQDSHNRFIQVGATIARHHHERYDGTGYPDRLAGDNIPIEARIVTVADIFDALISPRPYKRAWSIDEALEFIESQSGKMLDPRCVRALMDNLPRLHEICERYSQVVPQPEMH; translated from the coding sequence ATGGACATCGTGATCGTCGATGATCAAGCCTCTGCGCGCACGATGCTGCGTCATATCGTGCAGGACATCAGTCCGCAGTTGGCGGTACACGATTTCAGCGAACCGGACGCCGCGCTCGAATGGTGCAACGAGCACCTGCCGGATCTCCTGTTGCTGGATTACCGGATGCCGGGCATGGACGGGCTGGAACTGGCCAGGGCGTTCCGCAAGCCGCTGCGCAACCGCGATGTGCCGATCGTGCTGGTCACCGTGGTTGGTGACGAGCCGGTACGACAGGCTGCGCTCGATGCCGGGGTGATCGATTTCCTGGTCAAGCCCATCCGCCCGCGCGAATTGCGTGCGCGCTGCCGCAACCTGCTGCAACTGCGCCAGCAATCCGAATCCGTGAAGCAACGTGCGCTGTCGCTGGAGCAGCGGTTGCTGGCCAGCATGCATGAAGTCGAGGAACGCGAGCGCGAAACGCTGTCGCGCCTGGCGCGTGCGATCGAACTGCGCGACACGGGTACCAGCGCCTATCTCGAGCGAATGGCCCATGTCGCCGGGCTGGTCGCCGAAGGAATGGGGTTGCCGGAGGAGCAGGTACGCACCATCGAACTGGCCGCCCCGCTGCACGACATCGGCAAGATCGCGATTCCCGATTCACTGCTGATGAAGCCTGGCCCGCTGGACGAGGGCGAACGCAAGCGCATGCAGCTGCATCCCGGCATCGGCTATGAGCTCCTGCAAGACAGCCACAACCGTTTCATCCAGGTCGGGGCGACCATCGCCCGGCATCACCACGAACGCTACGACGGCACCGGCTATCCGGATCGCCTGGCGGGCGACAATATCCCGATCGAGGCGCGGATCGTGACCGTGGCCGACATCTTCGATGCGTTGATCTCGCCGCGCCCCTACAAGCGGGCATGGAGCATCGACGAAGCCCTGGAATTCATCGAGAGCCAGAGCGGCAAGATGCTGGATCCGCGCTGTGTACGCGCATTGATGGACAACCTGCCGCGCCTGCACGAAATCTGCGAACGCTATTCCCAGGTCGTGCCACAGCCGGAGATGCACTGA
- a CDS encoding AbrB/MazE/SpoVT family DNA-binding domain-containing protein, with amino-acid sequence MEATVAERGQITLPKAVRDALGLTKGSVLKVELDGSRIVLSKHVDDAISRVRGKFALDATAGGDKA; translated from the coding sequence ATGGAAGCCACCGTTGCCGAACGCGGCCAGATCACCTTGCCCAAGGCCGTGCGCGATGCGCTGGGACTGACCAAGGGCAGCGTGCTCAAGGTGGAGCTGGACGGCAGCCGCATCGTGCTGAGCAAGCACGTGGACGATGCGATTTCCCGCGTGCGCGGCAAGTTCGCGTTGGACGCCACCGCCGGCGGCGACAAGGCTTGA
- the acnA gene encoding aconitate hydratase AcnA, with translation MADSFSTRARLDVNGKSYTYSSLAKLGERFDLAKLPYSMKILLENLLRHEDGGMTVGPEHIEAVATWDAKAEPATEIAFMPARVVLQDFTGVPCVVDLAAMRDAVVKLGGKASQINPLIPSELVIDHSVQVDVFGRPDALDLNGKIEFERNAERYSFLRWGQKAFGNFKVVPPNTGIVHQVNLENLARVVMERSVDGELWAFPDTVFGTDSHTTMINGIGVLGWGVGGIEAEAAMLGQPSSMLIPQVVGFKLTGKLPEGTTATDLVLTVTQMLRKHGVVGKFVEFFGEGLQHLPLADRATIANMAPEYGATCGIFPIDAEALTYLRLSGRSEEQIALVEAYAKAQGLWHDADSPHATYSATLELDLGNVQPSLAGPKRPQDRVLLSGMKANFNENLGPMTASRAAVGCAINKLDSEGGDQEQANRLAAKPISKISLEDGEHHLTDGSVVIAAITSCTNTSNPAVMLGAGLLARNAAAKGLKAAPWVKTSLGPGSLVVTDYLKKAGVLADLEKLGFYVVGYGCTTCIGNSGPLPQAVSKGIAENDLVVASVLSGNRNFEGRVHPEVKMNYLASPPLVVAYAIAGTIDIDLVNEPLGQDQAGNDVYLRDIWPSNKEIGDTIAATVGPELFKQNYADVFKGDSRWNQIASPEGESFEWDAASTYIKNPPYFDGMTMQVGGIDDIDGMRVLGLFGDSITTDHISPAGNIKQDSPAGRFLVSRGVQPADFNSYGSRRGNDDVMVRGTFANIRIKNLMFSGEEGGNTLYFAPGSSTGEKLAIYDAAMKYNADGVPLIVLAGKEYGTGSSRDWAAKGTNLLGVKAVIAESFERIHRSNLVGMGVLPLQFLNGQNAAALGLDGSEVFEIAGLQDGAGKIAKVSARKADGTATTFDAKVLLLTPKEVEYFRNGGLLQYVLRQLASRKTA, from the coding sequence ATGGCCGATTCGTTCTCCACCCGCGCCCGCCTCGACGTCAACGGCAAGTCCTACACCTATTCCAGCCTTGCCAAGCTAGGCGAGCGCTTCGACCTGGCAAAGCTGCCCTACTCCATGAAAATCCTGCTGGAGAACCTGCTGCGCCACGAGGACGGCGGGATGACGGTAGGCCCGGAGCACATCGAGGCCGTCGCCACTTGGGATGCCAAGGCCGAACCCGCCACCGAGATCGCCTTCATGCCGGCACGCGTGGTGCTGCAGGACTTCACCGGCGTGCCCTGCGTGGTCGACCTGGCGGCGATGCGCGATGCCGTGGTCAAGCTGGGCGGCAAGGCCAGCCAGATCAATCCGCTGATTCCCTCGGAACTGGTCATCGACCATTCGGTGCAGGTGGATGTGTTCGGTCGCCCGGATGCGCTGGACCTCAACGGCAAGATCGAGTTCGAGCGTAACGCAGAGCGCTACAGCTTCCTGCGCTGGGGCCAGAAGGCATTCGGCAACTTCAAGGTGGTGCCGCCGAATACCGGCATCGTCCACCAGGTGAACCTGGAGAACCTCGCACGCGTGGTCATGGAACGCAGTGTCGATGGCGAACTGTGGGCGTTTCCGGACACCGTATTCGGCACCGACAGCCACACCACCATGATCAACGGCATCGGCGTGTTGGGCTGGGGCGTGGGTGGCATCGAGGCCGAAGCCGCGATGCTCGGCCAGCCGTCGTCCATGCTGATTCCGCAAGTGGTCGGCTTCAAGCTCACCGGCAAGCTGCCGGAAGGCACCACGGCCACCGACCTGGTGCTCACCGTCACCCAGATGCTGCGCAAGCACGGCGTGGTCGGCAAGTTCGTGGAGTTCTTCGGCGAAGGCCTGCAGCACCTGCCGCTGGCCGACCGCGCCACCATCGCCAACATGGCACCCGAATATGGCGCCACCTGCGGCATCTTCCCGATCGATGCCGAAGCCCTCACCTACCTGCGCCTGTCCGGCCGCAGCGAGGAGCAGATCGCGCTGGTCGAGGCCTATGCCAAGGCGCAGGGCCTGTGGCACGACGCCGATTCCCCGCACGCCACCTACTCCGCCACACTGGAACTGGACCTGGGCAATGTGCAGCCCTCGCTCGCCGGCCCCAAGCGCCCGCAGGATCGCGTGCTGCTGTCCGGCATGAAGGCCAACTTCAACGAGAACCTGGGCCCGATGACCGCCAGCCGCGCTGCCGTGGGCTGCGCGATCAACAAGCTGGACAGCGAGGGCGGCGACCAGGAACAGGCCAATCGATTGGCGGCCAAGCCGATCTCGAAGATCAGCCTGGAAGACGGCGAACACCACCTGACCGATGGCTCGGTGGTGATCGCCGCCATCACCTCCTGCACCAATACCTCCAACCCGGCGGTGATGCTGGGCGCTGGCCTGCTGGCACGCAACGCGGCGGCCAAGGGGTTGAAGGCGGCACCGTGGGTGAAGACTTCGCTCGGGCCGGGCTCGCTGGTGGTCACCGATTACCTGAAGAAAGCCGGCGTGTTGGCTGATCTCGAAAAACTCGGTTTCTACGTGGTCGGCTACGGCTGCACGACTTGCATCGGCAATTCGGGCCCGCTGCCGCAGGCGGTGAGCAAGGGCATCGCCGAGAACGATCTGGTGGTCGCCTCGGTACTGTCCGGAAACCGCAACTTCGAAGGCCGCGTGCATCCCGAAGTGAAGATGAACTACCTGGCCAGCCCGCCGCTGGTGGTGGCCTACGCGATTGCCGGCACCATCGACATCGACCTGGTCAACGAACCGCTCGGTCAGGATCAGGCCGGCAACGACGTCTACCTGCGCGACATTTGGCCGAGCAACAAGGAAATCGGCGACACCATCGCCGCCACCGTGGGCCCGGAGCTGTTCAAGCAGAACTACGCCGATGTGTTCAAGGGCGATTCGCGCTGGAACCAGATTGCCTCGCCGGAAGGTGAGTCATTCGAGTGGGATGCCGCTTCGACCTACATCAAGAACCCGCCCTACTTCGACGGCATGACCATGCAGGTCGGCGGCATCGACGATATCGACGGCATGCGCGTGCTCGGCCTGTTCGGCGATTCGATCACCACCGACCACATCAGCCCGGCCGGCAATATCAAGCAGGACTCGCCTGCCGGCCGCTTCCTGGTCTCGCGCGGCGTGCAGCCGGCCGACTTCAACAGCTACGGCAGCCGTCGCGGCAACGACGACGTGATGGTGCGCGGCACCTTCGCCAATATCCGCATCAAGAACCTGATGTTCAGCGGCGAGGAAGGCGGCAACACGCTGTATTTCGCACCGGGCAGCAGCACCGGCGAGAAGCTGGCGATCTACGATGCCGCGATGAAGTACAACGCCGACGGCGTGCCGCTGATCGTGCTGGCCGGCAAGGAATACGGCACCGGTTCCAGCCGCGACTGGGCGGCCAAGGGCACCAATCTGCTCGGCGTGAAGGCGGTGATCGCCGAGAGCTTCGAGCGCATCCACCGCAGCAACCTGGTGGGCATGGGCGTGCTGCCGTTGCAGTTTCTCAATGGGCAGAATGCGGCCGCGCTGGGGCTGGACGGTTCGGAAGTGTTCGAGATCGCGGGGCTACAGGACGGCGCCGGCAAGATCGCCAAGGTCAGCGCCCGCAAGGCCGATGGCACGGCGACCACGTTCGATGCCAAGGTGCTGCTGCTGACGCCGAAGGAAGTCGAATACTTCCGCAATGGCGGCCTGCTGCAGTACGTGCTGCGGCAGTTGGCCAGCCGCAAGACGGCTTGA
- a CDS encoding nuclear transport factor 2 family protein translates to MITASLLLGGCGRNDPEQAVRKQVEAMQTAIDARDAGDIDALLADDFIGNEGMDRRGVRQLAAAVFLRHRDVAAKVGPVDVELRGNNDAIARFSVLATGGSGGLLPDSGQVYQVETGWRLVDGEWKLLNASWTPNL, encoded by the coding sequence GTGATCACAGCTTCGTTGCTGCTCGGTGGTTGCGGACGAAACGATCCGGAACAGGCCGTGCGCAAGCAGGTCGAGGCGATGCAAACCGCCATCGATGCGCGCGATGCCGGCGATATCGACGCATTGCTGGCCGATGATTTCATCGGCAACGAGGGCATGGATCGGCGCGGCGTACGTCAACTTGCGGCTGCGGTTTTCCTGCGCCATCGCGATGTCGCGGCGAAAGTCGGCCCGGTCGACGTGGAACTGCGCGGCAACAACGATGCCATCGCGCGCTTCAGCGTGCTCGCCACCGGTGGATCCGGCGGCCTGTTGCCGGACAGCGGGCAGGTCTACCAGGTGGAAACCGGTTGGCGGCTGGTGGACGGGGAGTGGAAGCTGCTCAACGCCAGCTGGACGCCGAATCTCTGA
- a CDS encoding type II toxin-antitoxin system VapC family toxin has product MIAVDAPVLVELLTDGPRADAAEACLRQALGSGRVVVCDAALAIVCASLRNGAEALGALEEMGVHYSVLESKSALRAGEMQRRQRQRGGDTRPTTDFLVGAHALLQCDALITYDTAFHRDYFKGLKLIVPKA; this is encoded by the coding sequence ATGATCGCCGTCGATGCCCCGGTGCTGGTCGAACTGCTGACCGACGGCCCGCGTGCCGACGCTGCCGAAGCCTGCCTGCGCCAGGCGCTGGGCAGCGGCCGTGTGGTGGTCTGCGATGCCGCACTAGCCATCGTCTGCGCCTCCCTGCGCAACGGTGCCGAAGCGCTGGGCGCGCTGGAGGAAATGGGCGTGCATTACAGCGTGCTCGAATCCAAATCCGCGCTGCGCGCCGGCGAGATGCAGCGCCGCCAGCGCCAACGTGGCGGCGACACCCGTCCCACCACCGATTTCTTGGTCGGCGCACACGCACTGCTGCAATGCGACGCGCTGATCACCTACGACACCGCCTTCCATCGCGACTACTTCAAGGGCCTGAAGCTGATCGTGCCCAAGGCCTGA
- a CDS encoding ATP-binding protein gives MRAGLHWMQSRLHGRADSEHAQVFVRIAITSLFAAYLGWEVRGGGSTALVATWWILVGEWVLSVGLLVAILLSPAPSSLRRWIGMLADYAAMGGVMHLQGETASPLYAVYLWVTIGNGMRYGTQYLFAATGLATLSFLLMMRSTPYWLDNPYLSWGLLVGLVAVPLYFASLLKALTTAIGDARRANQAKSLFLANMSHEFRTPLNGLSGMSELLASTRLDSEQRGYLETIQAAARSLLALVEDVLDISAIEAGKLKVKLEEFELRGLLDEIELILKPDARARQLDYVIDISSDVSTRLRGDPGHLRQVLLNLLSNAIKFTPSGEVRLQVALADSASATRQRLRFTVSDTGIGIPASARAKLFEAFEQADNSLSRKHGGTGLGTTIAKGLTEAMGGSIGFESSENIGSRFWVELPFEIPIATADSAVASAQAPRSAARGGAGDNVIAFADPFLRHRARVRPLHVLIADDHAANRMVLQGVLQKAGHRILMVDDGEVALDALAADSFDLAIVDLHMPRLSGIDLLRQLRVMEAGSRDRTPIVVLSADATPESVLACTNAGARAYIPKPFAVSKLLDAIAEIASGGTLGKLEEPRNPPSVIASGILDPEVLDELSALGMGSAFEADFVGQCVADARVALARMRRAGENDEWEEFRDQAHALKGIAGNLGLIQVAAQAGEIMKTNGFELARHWRQYVATLVERQRQGEQALAARGTWQPARGEDAST, from the coding sequence ATGCGTGCGGGACTGCACTGGATGCAGTCGCGCCTGCACGGACGTGCGGACAGCGAGCATGCGCAAGTCTTCGTGCGCATCGCGATCACCAGCTTGTTCGCCGCCTACCTGGGCTGGGAAGTCCGCGGTGGTGGCAGCACTGCCTTGGTCGCCACCTGGTGGATCCTGGTCGGCGAATGGGTGCTTTCGGTCGGCCTGCTGGTCGCGATCCTGCTGTCGCCCGCGCCCTCCAGCCTGCGCCGTTGGATCGGCATGCTCGCGGACTATGCGGCGATGGGCGGCGTCATGCATCTGCAGGGGGAAACCGCATCTCCGCTGTACGCCGTGTACCTGTGGGTGACGATCGGCAACGGCATGCGTTACGGCACGCAGTACCTGTTCGCGGCCACCGGGCTCGCCACCCTGTCGTTCCTGTTGATGATGCGCAGCACGCCGTACTGGCTGGATAATCCGTATCTGTCGTGGGGTTTGCTGGTGGGGCTGGTCGCAGTACCGTTGTACTTCGCCTCGCTGCTCAAGGCACTGACCACGGCGATCGGCGATGCACGGCGCGCGAACCAGGCCAAGAGCCTTTTCCTGGCCAACATGAGCCACGAATTCCGCACGCCGCTCAATGGCTTGTCCGGCATGTCGGAGTTGCTGGCCAGCACCCGGCTGGATTCCGAACAGCGTGGCTACCTGGAGACGATCCAGGCCGCCGCGCGTTCGCTGCTGGCGCTGGTGGAGGACGTGCTCGACATCTCGGCGATCGAGGCCGGCAAGCTCAAGGTCAAGCTTGAGGAATTCGAGCTGCGCGGCCTGCTTGACGAGATTGAGCTGATCCTGAAGCCGGATGCGCGTGCACGCCAGCTGGACTATGTCATCGACATCTCGAGCGACGTTTCCACCCGCCTGCGCGGCGATCCTGGCCATCTGCGCCAGGTGCTGTTGAACCTGCTCAGCAACGCGATCAAGTTCACGCCTTCGGGCGAAGTGCGGCTGCAGGTTGCGCTTGCCGACTCGGCGAGCGCCACGCGGCAACGCCTGCGCTTCACCGTATCGGACACCGGCATCGGGATACCCGCTTCGGCACGCGCGAAACTGTTCGAAGCGTTCGAACAAGCCGACAACAGCCTGTCGCGCAAGCACGGCGGCACCGGGCTGGGCACCACCATTGCCAAAGGCCTGACCGAGGCGATGGGCGGTTCGATCGGCTTCGAAAGCAGCGAGAACATCGGCAGTCGCTTCTGGGTCGAATTGCCCTTCGAAATACCCATCGCCACCGCGGATTCAGCCGTTGCCAGCGCGCAAGCGCCGCGATCGGCCGCGCGTGGCGGGGCAGGCGACAATGTGATCGCGTTCGCCGATCCCTTCCTCCGTCACCGCGCCCGAGTCAGGCCGCTGCACGTGCTGATTGCCGACGACCATGCCGCCAACCGCATGGTGTTGCAGGGCGTGCTGCAGAAGGCAGGGCACCGCATCCTGATGGTCGATGATGGCGAAGTCGCGCTGGATGCATTGGCCGCGGACAGTTTCGACCTGGCTATCGTCGACCTGCACATGCCGAGGCTGAGCGGCATCGATTTGCTGCGCCAATTGCGGGTGATGGAAGCCGGCTCGCGCGATCGTACTCCGATCGTTGTGCTCAGCGCGGACGCCACCCCGGAGTCCGTGCTCGCCTGCACCAATGCCGGCGCCCGCGCTTATATTCCCAAACCGTTCGCGGTATCGAAACTGCTGGATGCGATCGCGGAGATCGCCTCCGGCGGCACGCTGGGGAAACTCGAGGAACCACGCAACCCGCCCAGCGTGATCGCCTCCGGCATCCTCGACCCGGAGGTGCTGGACGAGTTGTCCGCGCTGGGCATGGGCTCGGCGTTCGAGGCAGATTTCGTCGGCCAGTGCGTCGCCGACGCGCGGGTCGCGCTGGCACGGATGCGCCGGGCCGGCGAAAACGACGAATGGGAAGAGTTCCGCGACCAAGCACATGCGCTCAAGGGTATCGCCGGCAACCTGGGACTGATTCAGGTCGCGGCCCAGGCCGGTGAAATCATGAAGACCAATGGCTTCGAACTGGCGCGCCACTGGCGGCAGTATGTGGCCACGCTTGTCGAACGCCAGCGCCAAGGCGAACAAGCGCTAGCGGCGCGCGGGACGTGGCAGCCCGCGCGAGGCGAAGACGCATCGACGTGA
- a CDS encoding AMP-binding protein, with protein sequence MSSERPWLAHYPAGVPAEIDMDEFAAITDVFDAALLKYRDNPAFSNMGKTISYADLERLSRDFAGYLLGELKLKKGDRVAIMMPNCLQYPVAVLGVLRAGLTVVNTNPMYTARELKHQLVDSGATVLVVLDNFGNVAQEVLAQVPGVRAVTTGLGDMLGFPKGMIVNFVLKHVKKMVPDYDIPGAVRFRDTLTLGRMHQLPEVKNAAEDLAFLQYTGGTTGVSKGAMLTHRNLVANMQQAAAWVGTNIRLGNELIVTALPLYHIFALTANCLVFMKFGAHNHLITNPRDMPGFVKELKAIPFTAITGVNTLFNGLLNTPGFSDIDFSKLHLTLGGGMAVQRAVADKWKQVTGTTLAEAYGLTETSPAVCINPLDLAAYNGSIGLPISSTDVCIKDDDGNLLGIGEIGELCVKGPQVMRGYWQRPEETAKVIDADGWLHTGDVARMDEQGYFYIVDRKKDMILVSGFNVYPNEVEDVIAMMPGVLEVAAIGVPDEKSGEAVKVFIVKKDTALTVDAVKAFCRENLTGYKQPKFVEFRDELPKSNVGKILRKELREPPKG encoded by the coding sequence ATGAGTTCCGAACGTCCTTGGTTGGCCCACTACCCCGCTGGCGTGCCGGCCGAAATCGACATGGACGAGTTCGCCGCGATCACCGATGTCTTCGATGCGGCACTGCTCAAGTACCGCGACAATCCCGCCTTCTCCAACATGGGCAAGACGATCAGCTATGCCGACCTGGAGCGCTTGAGCCGCGATTTCGCCGGCTACCTGCTCGGCGAGCTGAAATTGAAGAAAGGTGATCGCGTCGCGATCATGATGCCGAACTGCCTGCAATACCCGGTCGCGGTGCTTGGCGTGCTGCGCGCCGGCCTGACCGTGGTCAACACCAATCCGATGTATACCGCGCGCGAGCTGAAGCACCAGCTCGTCGACTCCGGCGCCACCGTGCTGGTGGTGCTCGACAATTTCGGCAACGTCGCGCAGGAAGTGCTGGCGCAGGTGCCGGGCGTGCGTGCGGTGACCACCGGCCTCGGCGACATGCTCGGTTTCCCGAAGGGCATGATCGTCAACTTCGTGCTCAAGCACGTGAAGAAGATGGTGCCCGATTACGACATCCCCGGTGCCGTGCGTTTCCGCGACACCCTCACCCTGGGCCGCATGCACCAATTGCCCGAGGTGAAGAATGCGGCGGAAGACCTTGCCTTCCTGCAATACACCGGCGGCACCACAGGCGTATCCAAGGGCGCGATGCTCACCCACCGCAACCTGGTCGCCAACATGCAGCAGGCGGCGGCGTGGGTGGGCACGAACATCCGGCTTGGCAATGAGCTGATCGTCACCGCGTTGCCGCTGTACCACATCTTCGCATTGACGGCGAACTGCCTGGTGTTCATGAAGTTCGGCGCGCACAACCACTTGATCACCAACCCGCGCGACATGCCCGGCTTCGTCAAGGAGCTGAAGGCGATCCCGTTCACCGCGATCACCGGCGTCAACACGCTGTTCAACGGTTTGCTCAACACTCCGGGTTTTTCCGACATCGATTTTTCCAAGCTGCACCTGACCCTGGGCGGCGGCATGGCCGTGCAACGCGCGGTGGCCGACAAGTGGAAGCAGGTCACTGGTACCACCTTGGCCGAGGCCTATGGCTTGACCGAGACCTCACCCGCAGTCTGCATCAATCCGCTTGACCTGGCGGCTTATAACGGTTCGATCGGCTTGCCGATTTCTTCCACCGATGTCTGCATCAAGGACGACGACGGCAACCTGCTGGGGATCGGCGAGATCGGCGAATTGTGCGTCAAGGGGCCGCAGGTCATGCGCGGCTACTGGCAACGTCCGGAAGAAACCGCGAAGGTCATCGATGCCGATGGCTGGTTGCATACCGGCGACGTGGCGCGGATGGATGAGCAGGGTTATTTCTACATCGTCGACCGCAAGAAGGACATGATCCTAGTGTCCGGCTTCAACGTGTATCCGAACGAGGTCGAGGACGTGATCGCGATGATGCCTGGCGTGTTGGAAGTGGCCGCGATCGGCGTGCCGGACGAGAAGTCCGGCGAAGCGGTGAAAGTCTTCATCGTCAAGAAGGACACGGCCCTTACCGTTGATGCGGTGAAGGCGTTCTGCCGTGAAAACCTCACAGGTTACAAGCAGCCGAAGTTCGTCGAGTTCCGCGATGAGTTGCCGAAGAGCAATGTCGGCAAGATCCTGCGCAAGGAATTGCGGGAGCCGCCCAAGGGCTGA